In the genome of Pseudomonas fluorescens, the window TGCTGAAGAAGATCAACAAGCCCAGGCCGACGCCGACGTATTGCGGTCGCGAGGTCAGGAACGAGCCGAGTACGATCACCGGTGCGAGCATCACGCACAGCAACGGAAATCCGTCGATCCACGGGAAAATGAAAAACATCTCGACGAAGCCGATCAGCGCCCCGAGCAACGTCCCGCACGCCATCTGAAAGGCCATGCGTTTGGGGTTCGGGGTGGCAGCGGACAGGCCCACGGTCGCGGCGGCAATCAGGGTCATGGTCGCGCCGCTCGGCCAAGCGGTTGCTACCCAATAACTGCCCAATACCACCAGAATGAACGCTGCGCGTATCCCCGATGCAGCCGCCGCCATCCAGTTGGTTTGCGGAGTGAACGGCTCGTCCCAGCGCTCCCGTTCGTGACTGTGATCGGCCAGGGAGGCGTGGGTCTGTGCATAACTGTGCAGGTCGTCGACGAAGCGATAGAGCAGTTCGTACGCCGTGTGGAAGTCCAGCAGTTCGTCGTCGCTCGGTTCGCTCTCCTGAAAGATCGCCCGCAGGCTGCGCACCCGCGCCGGCAACCCTGCCTTGTAGGCGCTCAGCGCCGTAACCAGACGCTCCGCATCGGCGCTGGTCAGCGCACGGCCACTGAAGCCGTCGAGTAATTCGGCGAGGTCTTGCAAGCCCGGTTTTATCGCCGCCACGGCATGATCCGTATTGTTGCTGCGCAAGCGTTCGAGCAACTGATGCAGGGCATTGAAGCGCGTGGTGATGCCCATGAACTCACTGTTCAGGCGGCTGAGTCGTCCATTGCGCCGACGCATGTGCGGGTCTTCGAACACGGTGACGCTGCGCAACCCTTCCAGTCCGACTGCCTCGGCAATGAAGCGCACATTGCCGGCCTCGAACGCCTCGCGTTGACTGCGGCCACGCAAGCCGTCGGTGACGAACTGGGCAAACACGCCGAAGCGCTGATACAGGGCGTTGCGCATGGCGGCGCTGGCGGTTTGCGGCAGGATTGCAGCGCTGATCAGGGTCGAACAGAGAATACCCAACGAGATTTCCAGCACCCGCCAGACCGCCGCCATGAACGCGCCGTCCGGGTGGGCCAGCGCGGGCAAGCCGACCATCGCCGCGGTGTATCCGGCGAGTACGAAACCGTAGGCGCGGAAGTTGCGGCAGCGGGTGGCGCCGGCCGTGCAGATACCCACCCAGATCGCCAGCGAACCGAGGAACAGTTCAGTGTTCTGCGCAAACAGGGCGATCAGCGCGACCATCACCGCCGACCCGGCCAGGGTGCCGAGAAAACGATAGAAACTCTTGGCGAACACCTGGCCGCTTTGCGGCTGCATGACGATGAACACGGTGATCATCGCCGTACGCGGTTGCGGCAGCTCCAGGCGCATGGCCAGCCACAGCGTCAGGAATGCCGCGAACAGCACCTTGAAGATGTAGACCCAGGTCACGCCGTCACTGCGTGACCAGTCGAAGAAACCCCGACGCCATTCCAGGGAGT includes:
- a CDS encoding FUSC family protein, whose protein sequence is MTPLPAPLRWLYSLEWRRGFFDWSRSDGVTWVYIFKVLFAAFLTLWLAMRLELPQPRTAMITVFIVMQPQSGQVFAKSFYRFLGTLAGSAVMVALIALFAQNTELFLGSLAIWVGICTAGATRCRNFRAYGFVLAGYTAAMVGLPALAHPDGAFMAAVWRVLEISLGILCSTLISAAILPQTASAAMRNALYQRFGVFAQFVTDGLRGRSQREAFEAGNVRFIAEAVGLEGLRSVTVFEDPHMRRRNGRLSRLNSEFMGITTRFNALHQLLERLRSNNTDHAVAAIKPGLQDLAELLDGFSGRALTSADAERLVTALSAYKAGLPARVRSLRAIFQESEPSDDELLDFHTAYELLYRFVDDLHSYAQTHASLADHSHERERWDEPFTPQTNWMAAAASGIRAAFILVVLGSYWVATAWPSGATMTLIAAATVGLSAATPNPKRMAFQMACGTLLGALIGFVEMFFIFPWIDGFPLLCVMLAPVIVLGSFLTSRPQYVGVGLGLLIFFSTGSVPDNLTVYNPYTFINDYIAMVLGMLVCAAAGAIILPPNSRWLWRRLEQDLRGQVVYAISGKLKGLASSFESRTRDLVHQAYGFAAGQPQVQRDLLRWMFVVLEVGHSIIELRKEQAILPVHPAYAESQPWRQAIRVMGRALVRLFLQPNSSNLERALIAVDHAISRVQSTDEPFAPHFDTSALRRVKSYLHFIRTSLLDPQSPLAGYVTASASAKPQGLEHAS